A segment of the Neochlamydia sp. S13 genome:
TTGAGACAGCTGCCCGATTTCTGCAGGCAGAGTGGTGAGCTGGTTTTCTCTTAAGTTAAGCACTTGCAGTTGAGACAATTGGCCTATTTCTGAGGGTAAATAAGTCAAGCCTGCTTTAGATAAATCTAAAGCCATGATGTTTTTACAATTTTCTTCAATCCAATTTCTAAAAAACTCTCCTTTTTTCTCTAGAGGCAAGTGCTTAATTTCTTCTCGGCCCAAGTATTTTTTCCCACCCGGAAGTCTTTCCCAAAGTAAAAGGCGATTTATATTTAAGAGATAAGAAGAGTAATTGGCCAGTGTTAAGCCTCTTTTTTCTTCTGTTTTCTCTTTAAATTCCAAAGGAGAAATAGATTTAGCTAAGGTAAAAACTTGTTTAAAAACTTGATAAACTTTCTCGGTAGAGGTAAGTGCAGGATTGAGTTGATAAACTTTAGCTAACAAAAGAGTTCGCTGGGTAGTGATATTCTTCCTGGGGAAGTGAAGCTGGGCTATTTTCTTATAAAGAGAAGGCATCACTTCAGAAGCCAGCAGATGATGCCATCTTTTACAGACGCTAAATAAGGAAGGAACTACGCAAGCCTCTAAGATAGGGAGCAGCAATTCATTGGGCAAGCTTTCAATAGACGCCGAAGAGATAGGATGCATTTTATTTCCTTAGGTAGTGATGAACTTTTATCATTTTTATTTTTAAAGGCAATATAAAAAAATTAAAAAAGCAAGTCAAACCAATTCGTATCCTTATCAATGAAAAACAACTCACAGGTAATCTACCACGCTTTTATTTTAGAGAGATTTAAGGAAAGGGGGGGCTTCCAAGCATTTAGGAACAGCCCCAGGCTTTGGGGATTCAGTGACGCGGCAATTTTGGTGTGGCTAAAAGAATGAGATTGATTCTTTGCCTTATTTGAGAAAAACGGCTCTTTTTGGCGCGATGTTTTAATTCTTCCACCGCATGATGGAATATAATACGCCTAGCTTCTTCCTGTCAAGAAAGGTTGTTCTCTCCGCATAGTAATCTGCAGAAAAAGAGAAAAGCTTCTTGTCATTATAAATGTGTAGGTTAGCTTAAGCTTACTTAGTTGCGGGAAGGAAAGGAGATTACTTGTTTAAAGATAAGATGGCTAAAAGTTTTTATTTCATTTTAGCTCACCCCAATTTAAAAAGTGCTTAAGGCCATTCTACAATTGAAAACGCTGCCTTATTTTTTCTGCAATATCTTTCAAAGGATTTTCCGCTAATTTAAGTATGGTAAGCTGAGACAATTGCCCGATTGCTGTAGGCAGGCTGGTGAGCTGGTTTTGATTTAATTCAAGCGTTCGCAGCTTGGACAGCTGCCCGATTTCTGTAGGCAGAGCGGTGAGCTGGTTTTGATTTAAGAGAAGCGCTCGCAGCTCAGGCAGTTGCCCGATTTCTGTGGGAAGATTGGCAAGCTGGTTTTGATTTAATTCAAGCCTTTGCAGCTGAAACAGCTGCCCGATTTCTGCAGGCAGACTGGTGAGCTGGTTTTGATTTAAGTTAAGCCATGCCAGCTGAGACAATTGTCCGATTTCTGCAGGAAGGCTGGAGAGCTGGTTTTGATTTAAGTAAAGCCATCGCAGCTGAGATAGCTGCCCGGTTTCTGCAGGCAGACTGGCGAGCTTGTTTTGATTTAATTCAAGCCTTTGTAGCTGAGACAATTGCCCAATTTCTGCAGGAAGGCTGGAGAGCTGGTTTTGATTTAAGTAAAGCCATCGCAGCTGAGATAGCTGCCCGATTTCTGCAGGCAGACTGGTGAATTGGTTTCGAATTAAGCCAAGGTTTCGCAGCTGAGACAGCTGCCCGATTTCTGCAGGAAGGCTGGAGAGCTGGTTTTGATTTAATTCAAGCCCTTGCAGCTGAGACAACTGGTATATTTCTGAGGGTAAATAAGTCAAGCCTACTTTAGATAAATTTAAAGCCGTGATGTTTTTACAATTTTCTTCAATCCAATCTCTAAGAAGCTCTCCTTTTTTCTCTAGAGGTAAGTGCTTAATTTCTTCTCGGCTCAAGTATCCTTCCCCACCAGGAAGTTTTTTCCAAAGTAAAAGGCGATTAATATTTAAGAGATAAGAGGAGTAATTAGCCAGAGTTAAGCCTCTTTTTTCTTCTGTTTTCTCTATAAATTCCAGAGGAGAAATAAATTTAGCTAAGGTAAAAACTTGTTTAAAAACTTGATAAACTTTTTCGGTAGAGGTAAGTCCAGGATTAAGTTGATAAACTTTAGCTAACATAAGAGTTCGCTTGGTAGTGGTATTCTTCCCGGGGAAATGAAGCTGGGCTATTTTTTTATAAAGAGAAGGCATCGCTTCAGAATCTAGCAGATGATGCCATCTTTTACAGACGCTAAATAAGGAAGAAACTGCGCAAGCCTCTAAGATAGGGAGCAGCAATTCATTGGGCAAGCTTTCAATAGATGCCGAAGAGGTAGGATGCATTTTATTTCCTTGGGTAGTAATGACCTTTTATCATTTTTATTTTTAAAGGCAATATAAAAAAATTAAAAAAGTAAGTCAAACGAATTTGTATCCTTAATCACCAAGAGGGTATCGGCTAACTTGTTAAGCAAAGAGCAAGCTAATATGCTTTGTAGGCGATAGCTAGATATAGAAGGTTTTTGCTCAGCCTTGGGCCGACTAGACATAGTATGCTTTTGAGTTGCAATAAATTGAGGTTCTACAATCTGTATATATTTAAATTTTTTTACAAACTTATCTAATTGGCGTTTAGCATCGTTTGGACATGAAAACTCTTGATGCATGAGCTTAATAAAGGCTTTGGCTTCCTTTTTCACTGCCCTTGTTGTAGGGCTCCTGGCCTTGTAACACATGTGGGGGATTTCTGATGAAAATGTAATGTATCGATGGGTAGAAAATGCTTACTGGCAATATTTTTGTGGGTATGACTTTTGGCACCAGGCGCCACCCATCTTACTTCTTTAATTAACACGAGTCATTGGATAAGGAAATAGTTGAAAAAAGACCTTTAACTCGCGTTAAATATAAAAGTGTACGACTTTTAAATTTGCATGTGATTTAGGCTTAAATATCTCCTGTAAGGAGAGAGCATAAAATAGCTAAAGTAATAAAAAATTTACTATCAATATCTTTCTGATTGCGAATATAAATTTTAAAAGATAAGTTAAACAAAAAAAAGGAGGAACTGATGACACGCTTTTTATTTAGCTTATTCCTATGGGCGAGTGCCTCTTTATTTGCCCAGAATGAATTGCCTCTTGCTTCTATGGAAATAAACAATTTTTTACAATCCTTTGATGCTGCTTGGAATACACATAACACAAAAGCTTTAATTTCTTTATGGAGTCCACAAGGAGATTTTATGACTCCTCAGGGACGCTGGATCATGAATCCAACTCAACTTGAGAAGCACTTTAAATCAGGAAAACTTGGCTTTTATGGAAAAAGTACAATCAGTCAATCTTTAGATGCAGCTCGTTTATTAAATCCTGAGCTTGTAATAGTGGATAGCACAGTCAGATTGGATAAGGGGGTTAAAGATGATCCTCTTAACTCCCTTTTGCAGCATGCTGTGTATATTTTAATAAAGAATAAAGAGCAATGGAAAATTTTAAGCCTTAGAATGTATCAATTTCAACCCCAGTCTGCCGAATGATTATAAAGCCCCTTACATTGGAGCATCAACCTCTTCTTTCGCCGGCCTGGCGAGATCTTTGTGTAACTTATGACTTGCATTTTGCCGAGTATAGTTTTGCCAATGCTTTTTTATTTCGAAAAAAGTATGCTTACCAGTTTGTGGAATGCTCAACTCCTTGCCTTCAAGGAAGATGGCAGAATAATGATTGTTTTGTCATTCCTAGCGTGCCCCCTAAGCAAATAAAATTTAAGCTTTCCGAGCTTTTGCCAGGCTGTACCTGCTGTTTTTTTCCTCTTCCAGATGCTTGGGTAGAAGATTGTCAAAAAATGAATATGTCTTTGATCTCTTGCCGAGCCGATACAGACTATCTTTTTCGCAAGTCCAAATTGCAAACTTTACAAGGTAGAGAATTAAGCAGCCGAAGAAATTTATTAAATCAGTTAGAAAGAAAATATTTTCTTGAGTCCAAAGAAATTAAAGAGGAAAATATACAGGAGGCTTTTAAGCTACTGGAGAGATGGCAATCTCAAAAGGAAGACTCTAAAGAAATAACCGATTACTACTCTTGTTTAGAAGCATTAACATACATTTCCAAATTACATCTCTTTGGAAGAATTGCCTATGCTGACGGCCAAGCCTTCGGATTTACTCTGGGTGAACTCCTGACTCCAAAAACAGCTCTATTGCATTTTACCAAAGCTTTAACTTCTATTAAAGGAGCGACACCCTTTCTTTATCGAGATTTTGCTTTAAGCCTACCTGATAGTGTGCAGTGGATCAACCTAGAGCAAGATTTAGGAATTCCTGCCCTTAGGCAAGCTAAAAATGCATATAATCCTGATCTATTATTAACTAAATGGAAGGCTTCATAAGGATTAGCTTAAGAAACTGCCATGGCAAAGAAAAAGCCAAAAAACAAGGGATAGTAAGCAAGGGTTTTTATCTCTAACCTATTAATATTCAATATTTAGCTTTCTTGGACATAGCAGAAGCAGTCTTGTGTATGGTCATTAACCATACCCACTGCTTGCATATAAGCATACATGATAGTAGGGCCTACAAATTTGAAATTTCGACGTCGTAAATCCTTACTCAAGGCTCGCGATTCTTCTGTTTCAGAGGGAACTTCTTTGATACTTTTCCGATAATTATTTTTAGTTTTCCCTCCTATAAATTGCCAAACGTAGGCATCAAAAGTGCCAAATTCTTCACGGACTTCCATGAATCTTTGAGCGTTGTTAATAGCCGCTTGGATTTTTAAACGATTTTTGATAATCCCCGAATTTTTCATTAAATTTTCTACTCTCTGCTGATTAAATTTAGCTATCTCTATCCAATTAAAATTAGCAAAAGCTTCGGCATAATGTAGACGGCGCTTAAGGATTGTCTCCCAACTGAGGCCAGCTTGAGCGCTTTCTAAAATTAAGAACTCAAAGTGCTTAAGATCGTCATGGACGGCGACACCCCATTCGTTATCATGATATGCTTCATAAAGTTGATGATCTTTTGGCACCCAAGCACATCGTGGGCGTTCCTGCAGGTTAGTTAAATTTTTTTTCATTTAAATCTAGGGGGTAAAAAGTTCTTTAAATGTTTTATTCTTAGGTATCCATTTTGTTATAAGAATAAAATACTTGTATATAACATGAAAATTAAGCATATATAAAATAAATTTAAAAAAGAGGGCGCCAGATGAATACTATTCCTAATTCTATACATAAAAGCCAAGAAAATAATCTCAATAGCAAAGATTTTGATGCTCGTGGTTCTACCAAAGGAAAACATCATTCAGTACAAGATCTTATTACCCTCTTTACGCCGCCTCAAGAACCCGAACAAGGGGCCACTAAGAAAAAAATAACAGCTAGTGTACGGAAACGTAACTTAGAAAAAGAACGCTTAGCTGCTAAAGAGGAAGAAATGGGAGAGAAGCTTACTTTAAAAAATTCACTCTTTTCTCGCCCGCTCCTGAATAACAATTGTGCTGATTCATCACTTTCCATGCATCGGTTAAACTCTTCCACGAGTTTTGAGCTGAGTACCTATTCTCAAAGTAACTCTTTTGGTTGTAGCGATTGTATAAAAATTTTTTCACCTACTCCTAGGGAGATAAATATTTACGATTTTTTTAAAAGCGAGGAAGGGGTAATTTCTCTAAAAGAAGCTAGAAATCTCCCTTTGCATGCTGTTTTACTATCTTTACGTTTACTAGGCTACGAGGTTATTAAAGCCTCTGAAGAAAAAATATATCTTTCGGAAGGCTTAAAGGAAGCGGAAAAGGCTTTAAAGCTAGCTTTAGAGAAGTTTTTTGAGGAATCGGAAAAGTTTTCCGAATCGTCGTTAGATAAGGTTTCTCCAATCTGGGATGCCCAGCATGAAACGAGGCTTTTAGATTTAGTTCAAAAATTCTTAAAGGATAAAATCTTTTTGGATGCAGAGTTGATGACTGAACGTAATAAAAAAATTATTAAAAAGTATGCTCCTCATACAGCAGAATTATTTAATAATATCGGTCGACTTGAAAAAAGAAATTATTTATTGCAGGATAAAATACAATTATTTATGGCAGGGGGGGCTTCAAAGATAAATAATTCTTCGTCTCCTCGCAGAAATGTCTCATTTTCACCAGGGGTAAAACAAAGTACTTCTTTCTCTTCCCTTTCCTCATTAAATATTACCTTGAGGAAAAAAGAGGAGATAAGCATAGAATCAATTGAAACGTTAGAATATGCCAAAATTTCCAATGATTATCTTTACTTAAAGCAATTAAAATCTATCGTAGAGGCCCATAAAGTTAGTTTGCTAAAGTTTAGCCAACATATTAAGTCTTTTGATCCCAAGTTAGGAATGCAAGATTGTTTTAAGGGAACACTTGTGGAAAAAATTGTCTATTTAATAAATGAAAATGCAACGTCACTTTTGTCCACCATCAATACTACACCTTTAAAATTGATTGGAAAAATATTAGTCAAAACTCTTAGCTTGATTGAAGATCACCTAGAGAGGCAGCTAAATCCCCAATTAGAATTTATTCATTTAAAATTGCTTGAAAATTTAAAATTAAGAGAAAGTGAAATTTCTTCTAAGCAAGATTTAAAAGAGAAAGTAATAGATAATTTAATAAAAAATCCTTTAGAGAATTTTAGTG
Coding sequences within it:
- a CDS encoding DNA-3-methyladenine glycosylase I; the encoded protein is MKKNLTNLQERPRCAWVPKDHQLYEAYHDNEWGVAVHDDLKHFEFLILESAQAGLSWETILKRRLHYAEAFANFNWIEIAKFNQQRVENLMKNSGIIKNRLKIQAAINNAQRFMEVREEFGTFDAYVWQFIGGKTKNNYRKSIKEVPSETEESRALSKDLRRRNFKFVGPTIMYAYMQAVGMVNDHTQDCFCYVQES
- a CDS encoding DUF4440 domain-containing protein, yielding MTRFLFSLFLWASASLFAQNELPLASMEINNFLQSFDAAWNTHNTKALISLWSPQGDFMTPQGRWIMNPTQLEKHFKSGKLGFYGKSTISQSLDAARLLNPELVIVDSTVRLDKGVKDDPLNSLLQHAVYILIKNKEQWKILSLRMYQFQPQSAE
- a CDS encoding F-box protein translates to MHPISSASIESLPNELLLPILEACVVPSLFSVCKRWHHLLASEVMPSLYKKIAQLHFPRKNITTQRTLLLAKVYQLNPALTSTEKVYQVFKQVFTLAKSISPLEFKEKTEEKRGLTLANYSSYLLNINRLLLWERLPGGKKYLGREEIKHLPLEKKGEFFRNWIEENCKNIMALDLSKAGLTYLPSEIGQLSQLQVLNLRENQLTTLPAEIGQLSQLLVLDLNQSQLTALPAEIGQLSQLQYLYLNQNQLTALPAELWQLSQLRGLGLNNNQLTNLPNEIGHLSQLQTFGLSQNQLTSLPAEIGQLSQLHGLELAENPLKDIPEKIRQRFQL
- a CDS encoding DUF2156 domain-containing protein, which encodes MIIKPLTLEHQPLLSPAWRDLCVTYDLHFAEYSFANAFLFRKKYAYQFVECSTPCLQGRWQNNDCFVIPSVPPKQIKFKLSELLPGCTCCFFPLPDAWVEDCQKMNMSLISCRADTDYLFRKSKLQTLQGRELSSRRNLLNQLERKYFLESKEIKEENIQEAFKLLERWQSQKEDSKEITDYYSCLEALTYISKLHLFGRIAYADGQAFGFTLGELLTPKTALLHFTKALTSIKGATPFLYRDFALSLPDSVQWINLEQDLGIPALRQAKNAYNPDLLLTKWKAS
- a CDS encoding F-box-like domain-containing protein, which produces MHPTSSASIESLPNELLLPILEACAVSSLFSVCKRWHHLLDSEAMPSLYKKIAQLHFPGKNTTTKRTLMLAKVYQLNPGLTSTEKVYQVFKQVFTLAKFISPLEFIEKTEEKRGLTLANYSSYLLNINRLLLWKKLPGGEGYLSREEIKHLPLEKKGELLRDWIEENCKNITALNLSKVGLTYLPSEIYQLSQLQGLELNQNQLSSLPAEIGQLSQLRNLGLIRNQFTSLPAEIGQLSQLRWLYLNQNQLSSLPAEIGQLSQLQRLELNQNKLASLPAETGQLSQLRWLYLNQNQLSSLPAEIGQLSQLAWLNLNQNQLTSLPAEIGQLFQLQRLELNQNQLANLPTEIGQLPELRALLLNQNQLTALPTEIGQLSKLRTLELNQNQLTSLPTAIGQLSQLTILKLAENPLKDIAEKIRQRFQL